One stretch of Xiphophorus hellerii strain 12219 chromosome 21, Xiphophorus_hellerii-4.1, whole genome shotgun sequence DNA includes these proteins:
- the phc3 gene encoding polyhomeotic-like protein 3 isoform X9 — protein sequence MMDKELVQQSQSEQAANGPAPSIPTTPTPPRLIPNPMLLDSPAPTLTPTTASPPPPLTPAPSISLAQGPKAAAAAGGGASSPHTLIPAPPKLTSTAAPTLRTYSRSLLPSPASRASPSSSSVVTATAASPVASSSSAATHGSTTTSTKTSSGLTNGNARGGPTSPPITPFHTPASPPGRQAQQPHPVGTPGLARANQIASPLRQRVSQQTLLLGKGLKGSGQDQVLLRAQMLILTSAMRPAQPPSSSSSSSSSVPSSSPASAQLQSLTLRPPPPGTLTIPPSLRLKPSSMAPPPLSRPGAPVFPPLRPRPQPSATATESPTAPGRHRSVLPPTLYSPVRAVPLRPRLHSPSSHRATTPRQSLHPIAAAPSSQVTSVSKQLTGLKSSPLTQTVLGPSPSQHSLLSSSNHFERSPSAARQLQMIALSSSQQPQAGTYVHPAAQSKPAELPERSSQSKKTANKDDLNPLPLSPSALPSAQSHTQTLTKKREQKESEDQGAISRGVRPGIREERSARKDLQVEKNVQTETIKQEKLTDTEQEPESDQMEVKEEDQRDRERRQTGRKRKHEEVEDEGGDSPTDTSDRQTNQNTEPAPHPDTVKDSSKGSKPKLDLNPAPVKTPLKATVSVQNPVTESVPGEKPVTGPLPVKVPITGPLPVKVPITGPLPVKVPVTGPVPVKVPLTGPLPVTPPVTGSLPVRVPVTGPLPVKVPVTGPLPVKTPVKGLVSTKTLVTGLAPVKGPAATQPSVAEPVTPVPGPADVKMSVKGQVSTKTPVTGPVPVQTPVTGPVSVQTPVTGPVPVKTPATGPASTKTQETGPVSVQTPVTGPVPVKAPATELISTQTPVTELVLTRKPVTGPVPVKCPVTELVLTHKPVTGPIPVKAPATGLVSTQTPVTELVLTHKPVSGTVPVKSPVTELVSAQMPMKGLVLTHKPVTGPVLAQSPATGPVPEVQSQRLPEPQRDLQSNQEDFCENMSTQSDNQSALSSLSSQSPPSSPFIASSSENPPPLLPAQAAHPTDLSLPPQHEAAKADKTPSDSQHATEAEAEPVYQSGDESESQSLGGPWEMKAWPEGRQVLTHLVEGFVIQEGLQPFPVNRSSLLVPEQVPKPQEVNGTNGRPALPASEPVKPTEPSTDSEEEDGGDTGDLGNKSGHRDRTVLHCQFCGKRGHAHNFMRSKRFCSTSCARGFNVRLTKRLRALSAGSRSERPRPALNRAESVPGKPLLLRLPRDLWSAGRREKDGKEKPAATEQKAEEEDDDLGASPHGFGEAEDDDDDGGEEDPAVAMAARMERRAARRARRASAPAVTASTPTTTFRPAPAQWSVEEVTAFIHTLPGCGDVAEAFRLQEIDGQALLLLTEDHLMTSMNIKLGPALKICAHINALKNQ from the exons ATGATGGACAAGGAGCTGGTTCAGCAGAGCCAATCAGAACAGGCCGCCAATGGCCCCGCCCCCTCCATCCCCACCACCCCGACACCCCCTCGGCTCATTCCCAACCCCATGCTCCTGGACTCCCCCGCCCCCACACTGACTCCCACCACCGCCTCCCCTCCTCCGCCGCTGACCCCCGCCCCCTCCATCTCCTTGGCCCAAGGGCCgaaggcggcggcggcggcgggggGCGGGGCCTCGTCCCCTCACACCCTCATCCCGGCTCCGCCTAAACTCACCTCCACGGCGGCCCCCACGCTGCGCACCTACTCCCGCTCCCTCCTGCCCTCCCCGGCCTCCAGGGcgtctccttcctcctcctctgttgtCACAGCGACCGCAGCTTCACCCGTGGCCTCGTCTTCGTCGGCCGCGACACACGGCAGCACCACGACCTCCACCAAGACGTCCAGCGGCCTGACCAACGGGAACGCCCGGGGGGGGCCCACCTCCCCGCCCATCACGCCGTTTCACACCCCGGCCAGCCCACCTGGCCGCCAG GCGCAACAGCCTCACCCTGTGGGCACACCTGGTCTGGCACGAGCCAATCAGATCGCCTCACCTCTCAGGCAGAGGGTTTCCCAGCAGACTTTGCTCCTGGGGAAAGGCCTCAAAGGGTCGGGGCAGGACCAGGTGCTGCTGAGAGCTCAGatg CTCATTCTTACGTCTGCTATGCGACCTGCACAGCcgccctcttcctcctcctcctcttcctcctccgtcCCCTCCTCTAGCCCCGCCTCCGCCCAG CTCCAGAGCCTCACCTTGAGGCCTCCTCCCCCCGGGACCCTCACCATCCCCCCGTCCCTGCGGCTGAAGCCTTCCTCCATGGCGCCGCCGCCCCTCTCTCGGCCCGGCGCCCCCGTCTTCCCCCCGCTCAGGCCGCGACCGCAGCCCAGCGCCACGGCAACCGAGAGTCCGACCGCGCCCGGCCGCCATCGTTCCGTTCTGCCTCCAA CTCTCTACTCTCCGGTCCGGGCCGTCCCTCTTCGACCCAGGCTTCACTCTCCCAGCAGTCACAGAGCAACAACCCCTCGACAATCCCTCCACCCCATCGCTGCGGCTCCCTCCAGTCAGGTCACATCTGTCAGTAAGCAGCTGACTGGGCTAAAGAGCTCTCCGTTAACTCAAACCGTTCTGGGTCCAAGCCCGTCCCAACACAGCCTGTTATCTTCCTCCAACCACTTTGAGCGCTCACCGTCTGCAGCGAGGCAGCTACAGATGATCGCCCTTTCCTCCAGTCAGCAGCCACAGGCAGGAACGTACGTCCACCCTGCGGCGCAGTCCAAGCCCGCCGAGCTGCCTGAGCGTTCCAGCCAATCAAAGAAGACCGCAAACAAGGACGACTTGAATCCTCTTCCTTTGAGTCCCTCTGCTTTGCCTTCTGCTCAATCTCACACACAAACTCTGACCAAGAAGAGAGAGCAGAAGGAGAGTGAAGATCAAGGAGCCATAAGCCGAGGAGTGAGACCAGGAATCAGAGAGGAACGGAGCGCCCGTAAAGACCTCCAGGTGgagaaaaatgtccaaacagaGACGATAAAGCAGGAGAAGCTCACTGACACGGAGCAGGAACCTGAATCGGATCAGATGGAGGTAAAGGAAGAAGaccagagagacagagagaggagacaaacaggaaggaaaaggaaacatgaggaggtggaggatgaAGGAGGAGATTCTCCCACGGATACATCAGACCGCCAGACCAACCAGAACACAGAACCGGCTCCACATCCGGACACCGTTAAAGACTCAAGCAAGGGATCAAAACCCAAACTGGATCTCAATCCAGCACCAGTAAAAACTCCATTAAAAGCAACAGTTTCAGTCCAGAATCCAGTAACAGAATCCGTTCCAGGTGAAAAACCAGTAACAGGTCCACTTCCTGTTAAGGTTCCGATAACAGGTCCACTTCCTGTTAAGGTTCCGATAACAGGTCCACTTCCTGTTAAGGTTCCGGTAACAGGTCCAGTTCCTGTTAAGGTTCCTTTAACAGGTCCACTTCCTGTTACACCTCCAGTAACAGGTTCACTTCCTGTCAGGGTTCCGGTAACAGGTCCACTTCCTGTTAAG GTTCCGGTAACAGGTCCACTTCCTGTTAAAACTCCAGTAAAAGGACTGGTTTCCACTAAAACACTGGTAACAGGACTAGCACCAGTAAAAGGACCGGCTGCAACCCAACCTTCAGTAGCAGAACCAGTAACACCAGTACCAGGACCAGCTGATGTTAAAATGTCAGTAAAAGGACAGGTTTCGACTAAAACTCCAGTAACTGGACCAGTTCCAGTTCAAACTCCAGTGACTGGACCAGTTTCAGTCCAAACTCCAGTAACTGGACCAGTTCCAGTCAAAACACCGGCAACAGGACCAGCTTCAACCAAAACTCAAGAAACAGGACCAGTTTCAGTCCAAACTCCAGTAACAGGACCAGTCCCAGTTAAAGCTCCTGCAACAGAACTGATTTCAACCCAAACACCAGTAACAGAGCTAGTTCTGACCCGTAAACCAGTAACAGGACCAGTTCCAGTTAAATGTCCTGTAACAGAACTAGTTCTGACCCATAAACCAGTTACTGGACCAATTCCAGTTAAAGCTCCTGCAACAGGACTAGTTTCAACCCAAACACCAGTAACAGAACTGGTTCTGACCCATAAACCAGTATCAGGAACTGTTCCAGTTAAATCTCCAGTAACAGAACTAGTTTCAGCCCAAATGCCAATGAAAGGATTAGTTCTGACCCATAAACCAGTAACAGGACCAGTTCTGGCCCAATCACCAGCAACAGGACCGGTTCCTGAGGTCCAAAGCCAGAGGCTGCCAGAACCTCAACGGGACCTTCAGTCCAACCAGGAGGACTTCTGTGAGAACATGTCGACCCAGTCCGACAATCAGTCAG CGTTGTCCAGCCTCTCCTCCCAgtctcctccctcctccccctTCATCGCCTCCTCATCAGAGAACCCTCCCCCCCTGCTCCCCGCTCAGGCCGCCCACCCCACCGACCTCAGCCTGCCGCCGCAGCACGAGGCGGCGAAGGCTGACAAAACGCCATCGGATTCCCAGCATGCGACAGAAGCCGAGGCTGAACCCGTCTACCAATCAGGCGATGAGTCTGAGAGCCAATCGCTGGGCGGCCCCTGGGAGATGAAGGCGTGGCCTGAGGGGCGACAGGTTCTGACTCACCTGGTGGAGGGATTCGTCATCCAGGAGGGTCTGCAACCATTTCCT GTGAACCGGTCCTCCCTGCTGGTACCGGAGCAGGTGCCCAAACCCCAGGAGGTGAACGGGACCAACGGGAGGCCGGCGCTGCCCGCATCAGAACCCGTGAAGCCGACGGAGCCGTCCACAGACTCGGAGGAAGAGGACGGCGGAGACACCGGCGACCTGGGGAACA AGTCGGGCCACAGAGACCGGACGGTGCTGCACTGTCAGTTCTGCGGGAAGCGAGGCCACGCGCACAACTTCATGCGCTCCAAACGGTTCTGCTCCACTTCCTGCGCGCGCGG TTTCAATGTCCGGCTGACGAAGCGCCTGAGGGCCCTGAGCGCCGGCAGCCGGTCCGAGAGGCCCCGACCCGCTCTGAACCGGGCCGAGTCGGTACCGGGGAAACCTCTGCTGCTGCGCCTG CCCCGGGACCTCTGGAGCGCCGGGCGCCGCGAGAAAGACGGGAAGGAGAAGCCGGCGGCGACAGAGCAGAAGGCCGAGGAGGAAGACGACGACCTGGGGGCGTCCCCGCACGGCTTTGGAGAGGCGGaggacgacgacgacgacggaggagaggaggatcctgctgttgccatggcagccaGGATGGAGCGGCGGGCGGCGCGGCGCGCGCGCAGGGCGTCGGCGCCGGCCGTCACGGCCTCGACCCCGACCACCACGTTCCGGCCCGCCCCGGCCCAGTGGAGCGTGGAGGAGGTGACGGCCTTCATCCACACGCTGCCGG
- the phc3 gene encoding polyhomeotic-like protein 3 isoform X4: MMDKELVQQSQSEQAANGPAPSIPTTPTPPRLIPNPMLLDSPAPTLTPTTASPPPPLTPAPSISLAQGPKAAAAAGGGASSPHTLIPAPPKLTSTAAPTLRTYSRSLLPSPASRASPSSSSVVTATAASPVASSSSAATHGSTTTSTKTSSGLTNGNARGGPTSPPITPFHTPASPPGRQAQQPHPVGTPGLARANQIASPLRQRVSQQTLLLGKGLKGSGQDQVLLRAQMLILTSAMRPAQPPSSSSSSSSSVPSSSPASAQLQSLTLRPPPPGTLTIPPSLRLKPSSMAPPPLSRPGAPVFPPLRPRPQPSATATESPTAPGRHRSVLPPTLYSPVRAVPLRPRLHSPSSHRATTPRQSLHPIAAAPSSQVTSVSKQLTGLKSSPLTQTVLGPSPSQHSLLSSSNHFERSPSAARQLQMIALSSSQQPQAGTYVHPAAQSKPAELPERSSQSKKTANKDDLNPLPLSPSALPSAQSHTQTLTKKREQKESEDQGAISRGVRPGIREERSARKDLQVEKNVQTETIKQEKLTDTEQEPESDQMEVKEEDQRDRERRQTGRKRKHEEVEDEGGDSPTDTSDRQTNQNTEPAPHPDTVKDSSKGSKPKLDLNPAPVKTPLKATVSVQNPVTESVPGEKPVTGPLPVKVPITGPLPVKVPITGPLPVKVPVTGPVPVKVPLTGPLPVTPPVTGPLPVKVPITGPLPVTPPVTGSLPVKVPITGPLPVTPPVTGSLPVKVPVTGPLPVKTPVKGLVSTKTLVTGLAPVKGPAATQPSVAEPVTPVPGPADVKMSVKGQVSTKTPVTGPVPVQTPVTGPVSVQTPVTGPVPVKTPATGPASTKTQETGPVSVQTPVTGPVPVKAPATELISTQTPVTELVLTRKPVTGPVPVKCPVTELVLTHKPVTGPIPVKAPATGLVSTQTPVTELVLTHKPVSGTVPVKSPVTELVSAQMPMKGLVLTHKPVTGPVLAQSPATGPVPEVQSQRLPEPQRDLQSNQEDFCENMSTQSDNQSALSSLSSQSPPSSPFIASSSENPPPLLPAQAAHPTDLSLPPQHEAAKADKTPSDSQHATEAEAEPVYQSGDESESQSLGGPWEMKAWPEGRQVLTHLVEGFVIQEGLQPFPVNRSSLLVPEQVPKPQEVNGTNGRPALPASEPVKPTEPSTDSEEEDGGDTGDLGNKSGHRDRTVLHCQFCGKRGHAHNFMRSKRFCSTSCARGFNVRLTKRLRALSAGSRSERPRPALNRAESVPGKPLLLRLPRDLWSAGRREKDGKEKPAATEQKAEEEDDDLGASPHGFGEAEDDDDDGGEEDPAVAMAARMERRAARRARRASAPAVTASTPTTTFRPAPAQWSVEEVTAFIHTLPGCGDVAEAFRLQEIDGQALLLLTEDHLMTSMNIKLGPALKICAHINALKNQ, encoded by the exons ATGATGGACAAGGAGCTGGTTCAGCAGAGCCAATCAGAACAGGCCGCCAATGGCCCCGCCCCCTCCATCCCCACCACCCCGACACCCCCTCGGCTCATTCCCAACCCCATGCTCCTGGACTCCCCCGCCCCCACACTGACTCCCACCACCGCCTCCCCTCCTCCGCCGCTGACCCCCGCCCCCTCCATCTCCTTGGCCCAAGGGCCgaaggcggcggcggcggcgggggGCGGGGCCTCGTCCCCTCACACCCTCATCCCGGCTCCGCCTAAACTCACCTCCACGGCGGCCCCCACGCTGCGCACCTACTCCCGCTCCCTCCTGCCCTCCCCGGCCTCCAGGGcgtctccttcctcctcctctgttgtCACAGCGACCGCAGCTTCACCCGTGGCCTCGTCTTCGTCGGCCGCGACACACGGCAGCACCACGACCTCCACCAAGACGTCCAGCGGCCTGACCAACGGGAACGCCCGGGGGGGGCCCACCTCCCCGCCCATCACGCCGTTTCACACCCCGGCCAGCCCACCTGGCCGCCAG GCGCAACAGCCTCACCCTGTGGGCACACCTGGTCTGGCACGAGCCAATCAGATCGCCTCACCTCTCAGGCAGAGGGTTTCCCAGCAGACTTTGCTCCTGGGGAAAGGCCTCAAAGGGTCGGGGCAGGACCAGGTGCTGCTGAGAGCTCAGatg CTCATTCTTACGTCTGCTATGCGACCTGCACAGCcgccctcttcctcctcctcctcttcctcctccgtcCCCTCCTCTAGCCCCGCCTCCGCCCAG CTCCAGAGCCTCACCTTGAGGCCTCCTCCCCCCGGGACCCTCACCATCCCCCCGTCCCTGCGGCTGAAGCCTTCCTCCATGGCGCCGCCGCCCCTCTCTCGGCCCGGCGCCCCCGTCTTCCCCCCGCTCAGGCCGCGACCGCAGCCCAGCGCCACGGCAACCGAGAGTCCGACCGCGCCCGGCCGCCATCGTTCCGTTCTGCCTCCAA CTCTCTACTCTCCGGTCCGGGCCGTCCCTCTTCGACCCAGGCTTCACTCTCCCAGCAGTCACAGAGCAACAACCCCTCGACAATCCCTCCACCCCATCGCTGCGGCTCCCTCCAGTCAGGTCACATCTGTCAGTAAGCAGCTGACTGGGCTAAAGAGCTCTCCGTTAACTCAAACCGTTCTGGGTCCAAGCCCGTCCCAACACAGCCTGTTATCTTCCTCCAACCACTTTGAGCGCTCACCGTCTGCAGCGAGGCAGCTACAGATGATCGCCCTTTCCTCCAGTCAGCAGCCACAGGCAGGAACGTACGTCCACCCTGCGGCGCAGTCCAAGCCCGCCGAGCTGCCTGAGCGTTCCAGCCAATCAAAGAAGACCGCAAACAAGGACGACTTGAATCCTCTTCCTTTGAGTCCCTCTGCTTTGCCTTCTGCTCAATCTCACACACAAACTCTGACCAAGAAGAGAGAGCAGAAGGAGAGTGAAGATCAAGGAGCCATAAGCCGAGGAGTGAGACCAGGAATCAGAGAGGAACGGAGCGCCCGTAAAGACCTCCAGGTGgagaaaaatgtccaaacagaGACGATAAAGCAGGAGAAGCTCACTGACACGGAGCAGGAACCTGAATCGGATCAGATGGAGGTAAAGGAAGAAGaccagagagacagagagaggagacaaacaggaaggaaaaggaaacatgaggaggtggaggatgaAGGAGGAGATTCTCCCACGGATACATCAGACCGCCAGACCAACCAGAACACAGAACCGGCTCCACATCCGGACACCGTTAAAGACTCAAGCAAGGGATCAAAACCCAAACTGGATCTCAATCCAGCACCAGTAAAAACTCCATTAAAAGCAACAGTTTCAGTCCAGAATCCAGTAACAGAATCCGTTCCAGGTGAAAAACCAGTAACAGGTCCACTTCCTGTTAAGGTTCCGATAACAGGTCCACTTCCTGTTAAGGTTCCGATAACAGGTCCACTTCCTGTTAAGGTTCCGGTAACAGGTCCAGTTCCTGTTAAGGTTCCTTTAACAGGTCCACTTCCTGTTACACCTCCAGTAACAG GTCCACTTCCTGTTAAGGTTCCGATAACAGGTCCACTTCCTGTTACACCTCCAGTAACAGGTTCACTTCCTGTTAAGGTTCCGATAACAGGTCCACTTCCTGTTACACCTCCAGTAACAGGTTCACTTCCTGTTAAGGTTCCGGTAACAGGTCCACTTCCTGTTAAAACTCCAGTAAAAGGACTGGTTTCCACTAAAACACTGGTAACAGGACTAGCACCAGTAAAAGGACCGGCTGCAACCCAACCTTCAGTAGCAGAACCAGTAACACCAGTACCAGGACCAGCTGATGTTAAAATGTCAGTAAAAGGACAGGTTTCGACTAAAACTCCAGTAACTGGACCAGTTCCAGTTCAAACTCCAGTGACTGGACCAGTTTCAGTCCAAACTCCAGTAACTGGACCAGTTCCAGTCAAAACACCGGCAACAGGACCAGCTTCAACCAAAACTCAAGAAACAGGACCAGTTTCAGTCCAAACTCCAGTAACAGGACCAGTCCCAGTTAAAGCTCCTGCAACAGAACTGATTTCAACCCAAACACCAGTAACAGAGCTAGTTCTGACCCGTAAACCAGTAACAGGACCAGTTCCAGTTAAATGTCCTGTAACAGAACTAGTTCTGACCCATAAACCAGTTACTGGACCAATTCCAGTTAAAGCTCCTGCAACAGGACTAGTTTCAACCCAAACACCAGTAACAGAACTGGTTCTGACCCATAAACCAGTATCAGGAACTGTTCCAGTTAAATCTCCAGTAACAGAACTAGTTTCAGCCCAAATGCCAATGAAAGGATTAGTTCTGACCCATAAACCAGTAACAGGACCAGTTCTGGCCCAATCACCAGCAACAGGACCGGTTCCTGAGGTCCAAAGCCAGAGGCTGCCAGAACCTCAACGGGACCTTCAGTCCAACCAGGAGGACTTCTGTGAGAACATGTCGACCCAGTCCGACAATCAGTCAG CGTTGTCCAGCCTCTCCTCCCAgtctcctccctcctccccctTCATCGCCTCCTCATCAGAGAACCCTCCCCCCCTGCTCCCCGCTCAGGCCGCCCACCCCACCGACCTCAGCCTGCCGCCGCAGCACGAGGCGGCGAAGGCTGACAAAACGCCATCGGATTCCCAGCATGCGACAGAAGCCGAGGCTGAACCCGTCTACCAATCAGGCGATGAGTCTGAGAGCCAATCGCTGGGCGGCCCCTGGGAGATGAAGGCGTGGCCTGAGGGGCGACAGGTTCTGACTCACCTGGTGGAGGGATTCGTCATCCAGGAGGGTCTGCAACCATTTCCT GTGAACCGGTCCTCCCTGCTGGTACCGGAGCAGGTGCCCAAACCCCAGGAGGTGAACGGGACCAACGGGAGGCCGGCGCTGCCCGCATCAGAACCCGTGAAGCCGACGGAGCCGTCCACAGACTCGGAGGAAGAGGACGGCGGAGACACCGGCGACCTGGGGAACA AGTCGGGCCACAGAGACCGGACGGTGCTGCACTGTCAGTTCTGCGGGAAGCGAGGCCACGCGCACAACTTCATGCGCTCCAAACGGTTCTGCTCCACTTCCTGCGCGCGCGG TTTCAATGTCCGGCTGACGAAGCGCCTGAGGGCCCTGAGCGCCGGCAGCCGGTCCGAGAGGCCCCGACCCGCTCTGAACCGGGCCGAGTCGGTACCGGGGAAACCTCTGCTGCTGCGCCTG CCCCGGGACCTCTGGAGCGCCGGGCGCCGCGAGAAAGACGGGAAGGAGAAGCCGGCGGCGACAGAGCAGAAGGCCGAGGAGGAAGACGACGACCTGGGGGCGTCCCCGCACGGCTTTGGAGAGGCGGaggacgacgacgacgacggaggagaggaggatcctgctgttgccatggcagccaGGATGGAGCGGCGGGCGGCGCGGCGCGCGCGCAGGGCGTCGGCGCCGGCCGTCACGGCCTCGACCCCGACCACCACGTTCCGGCCCGCCCCGGCCCAGTGGAGCGTGGAGGAGGTGACGGCCTTCATCCACACGCTGCCGG